In the Anoplopoma fimbria isolate UVic2021 breed Golden Eagle Sablefish chromosome 7, Afim_UVic_2022, whole genome shotgun sequence genome, one interval contains:
- the nelfa gene encoding negative elongation factor A, with the protein MASMKDSDTGLWLHNKLGSTDELWTPPSIASLLTVSVIDNIRLCFSSLSPPVKLKLLLGMLHLPRRTVDEMKEALSEIIQLATVDSEPWVLMVADILKSFPETGSLNLDLEEQNPNVQDILGELREKVSECEASAMLPLECQYLNKSALTTLVGPLTPPVKHFQLKRKPKSATLRAELLQKSTETAQQLKKTAGVPFHAKGRGLVKKIDTTTPLKGIPKAPFRSPTAPSLFSPPSNRTPIAPARTPLRKERGVKLLDISELDMVGAGREAKRRRKTLETEAVEKAAKDEAAAAAVVENTTPDYAAGLVSAQKLGALNENPLPSTSYLPATPSMVPSSSYIPSSEAQPANAGGSGRDTLQSARQPEESATVGAGATATLPGQYKQRTPMYNAGNTANPATPTSPSTPVSTPASNGPPAAATASQPETPTQPPSTPQTPTQTPTPMPPQPQPKKNLSLTRDQMFAAQEMFKTANKVTRPEKALILGFMAGSRENPCPEQGDIIQIKLSEHTEVLPKADGTGSTTMLVDTVFEMNYSTGQWTRLKKYKPITNTS; encoded by the exons ATGGCGTCGATGAAGGACAGCGACACCGGACTGTGGCTTCACAACAAGCTGGGCTCCACGGACGAGCTGTGGACGCCGCCGAGCATCGCCTCGCTCCTCACCGTGTCGGTGATAGACAACATACGGCTGTGCTTCTCCAGCCTGTCTCCGCCGGTGAAGCTCAAGCTGCTGCTCGGGATGCTGCATCTCCCGCGGAGGACCGTGGACGAG ATGAAGGAGGCCCTGTCGGAGATCATCCAGCTGGCTACGGTGGATTCAGAGCCTTGGGTGCTGATGGTCGCGGACATCCTCAAGTCTTTCCCAGAGACCGGCTCTCTCAATCTGGACTTGGAGGAGCAGAATCCAAATGTGCAGGATATTCTTGGAGAGCTCAGGGAGAAAG TGAGCGAGTGCGAGGCGTCTGCCATGCTTCCTCTGGAGTGCCAGTACCTGAACAAGAGTGCGTTGACCACTCTGGTGGGACCTCTTACACCCCCCGTCAAACATTTCCAGCTGAAGAGGAAGCCCAAGAGTGCAACGCTCAGAGCAGAGCTGCTACAGAAAT CCACAGAGACGGCCCAACAGCTTAAAAAGACAGCCGGAGTGCCTTTTCACGCCAAAGGGAGAGGATTGGTCAAAAAGATTGACACTACTA CTCCTCTCAAGGGGATTCCCAAGGCCCCGTTCCGCAGTCCCACTGCCCCCAGTTTATTCAGCCCTCCCAGTAACCGCACACCTATTGCCCCTGCACGGACGCCCCTGCGTAAAGAGAGGGGGGTCAAG CTTTTAGATATTTCCGAGCTGGATATGGTCGGAGCTGGAAGAGAGGccaagaggagaagaaagactTTGG AAACGGAGGCTGTAGAGAAAGCCGCCAAAGacgaagcagcagcagcagcagtggtggaaaacaCAACCCCCGACTACGCTGCCGGCCTCGTCTCTGCTCAG aaaCTCGGGGCGTTGAACGAGAATCCTCTGCCGTCGACCAGCTACCTACCGGCCACACCCAGCATGgttccctcctcctcttacaTTCCCAGCTCCGAGGCCCAGCCAG CGAACGCTGGTGGTTCTGGACGGGACACGCTGCAGTCGGCTCGCCAACCAGAGGAGTCGGCAACAGTGGGCGCCGGCGCCACCGCCACCCTGCCGGGCCAGTACAAACAGAGAACGCCAATGTACAACGCAGGCAACACGGCTAATCCTGCAACCCCGACGTCCCCCAGCACGCCGGTTTCCACCCCAGCCAGCAACGGGCCCCCAGCAGCTGCGACAGCCAGCCAGCCGGAGACCCCCACCCAGCCTCCCAGTACACCCCAGACCCCCACACAGACACCCACCCCTATGCCACCACAGCCCCAGCCCAAAAAGAATCTGTCACTCACG AGAGACCAGATGTTCGCTGCCCAGGAGATGTTCAAGACGGCCAACAAGGTCACCAGACCAGAGAAGGCCCTGATCCTGGGCTTCATGGCTGGATCCAGAG AGAACCCGTGCCCGGAGCAGGGGGACATCATCCAGATCAAGCTGAGCGAACACACGGAGGTCCTTCCCAAAGCCGACGGCACCGGCAGCACCACCATGCTGGTGGACACCGTCTTCGAAATGAACTACTCCACAGGACAGTGGACCCGCCTCAAGAAATACAAACCCATCACCAACACCTCCTGA
- the faah2b gene encoding fatty-acid amide hydrolase 2-B, producing MALTRMEKAQMWLLKALMGFLQTLLWLLSPRRTAAVSGQKKLLLPAVRDALLGVSATQLAKKIRRKEVSSVQVVRAYIDRIQEVNPFLNAVTKDRFDAALQEAKQVDKLIEEETGGEEVLEDRLPLLGVPLSVKESFALQGMPFTVGLVSRKGVVATVDAPPVALLKRAGAIPMGVTNTSELCMWWESNNHLYGITNNPYDFERIAGGSSGGEGSILGGAGAVIGVGSDIGGSIRMPCFFNGIFGHKTTPGVVSLENQYPQCTGREREYCSSGPMCRYAEDLLPMLKIMAGPNAHMLSLDTKVDLKKLRFFTIPHNGTSPITYPVSKELIDIQRKVVERLEADLGVKVQEVRFPELRYSFQIWNTYMGLPDKEGKPPKRFSEHMGEPGPPAWPVWELLKWMMGKSEHTMAAIGLGLVEMTNLSKPSALIIQKKEKLQKEMDELLGTDGVFLYPSHPRVAPKHHHPLLRPFDFAYTGIINILGLPVTQCPLGLSEEGLPLGVQVGAGKLQDHLTLEVALYLEKTFGGWRDPGAT from the exons ATGGCTCTGACCCGCATGGAGAAGGCTCAGATGTGGCTCCTGAAGGCGCTGATGGGTTTCCTCCAGACGCTCCTCTGGCTCCTGTCTCCCCGGAGAACAGCCGCCGTGTCGGGGCagaagaagctgctgctgccggcCGTCAGAGACGCTCTGCTCGGCGTGTCGGCGACGCAGCTCGCCAAGAAGATCCGGAGAAAAGAG GTGTCCAGTGTCCAGGTGGTGCGAGCTTACATTGACCGGATCCAGGAGGTCAACCCTTTTCTGAACGCTGTCACAAAAGACAG GTTTGACGCTGCGCTCCAGGAGGCGAAGCAGGTGGACAAGCTGATCGAGGAGGAaactggaggagaggaggtgctGGAGGATCGACTGCCGTTACTGGGAGTCCCACTCTCCGTCAAAGAGTCCTTCGCCCTCCAGG GGATGCCCTTCACTGTAGGTTTGGTCTCCAGGAAAGGAGTGGTGGCCACGGTCGACGCTCCTCCGGTGGCCCTGCTGAAGCGAGCGGGTGCCATCCCGATGGGCGTCACCAACACCAGCGAGCTGTGCATGTGGTGGGAGTCCAACAACCACCTCTACGGCATCACCAACAACCCGTACGACTTCGAGAGGATAGCAGGAGGAAGTTCAG GTGGAGAGGGCAGCATACTGGGCGGAGCGGGCGCAGTCATCGGCGTGGGCTCAGACATCGGCGGCAGCATCCGCATGCCGTGTTTCTTCAACGGGATATTCGGCCATAAAACCACACCTG GTGTCGTGTCTCTTGAGAACCAGTACCCTCAATGCaccggcagagagagagagtactgCAGCAGTGGTCCCATGTGTCGCTACGCTGAGGACCTGCTGCCAATGCTCAAGATCATGGCGGGACCCAACGCTCACAT GTTGTCCTTAGACACAAAGGTCGACCTAAAGAAGCTGCGGTTCTTCACCATCCCTCACAACGGCACGTCTCCAATAACGTACCCCGTCAGCAAAGAGCTCATTGACATTCAGAGGAAG GTGGTGGAGCGCCTGGAGGCCGACCTCGGAGTGAAGGTCCAAGAAGTGCGTTTCCCCGAGCTCCGCTACAGCTTCCAGATCTGGAACACCTACATGGGTCTCCCTGACAAGGAGGGCAAG CCTCCAAAGCGATTTTCTGAGCATATGGGGGAACCAGGACCACCTGCTTGGCCCGTTTGGGAGCTGCTGAAATGGATGATGGGAAAATCAGAGCATACCATGGCTGCTATCG GTCTGGGCCTGGTGGAGATGACCAACCTTTCCAAACCCTCCGCCTTAATCATCCAGAAGAAGGAGAAGCTGCAGAAGGAGATGGACGAGCTGCTGGGCACTGACGGTGTTTTTCTTTACCCCTCGCACCCGAGGGTGGCTCCCAAACACCACCACCCGCTCCTCAGGCCTTTTGACTTCGCCTACACAG GTATAATCAACATCCTCGGTCTGCCGGTCACCCAGTGCCCTCTGGGTCTGAGCGAGGAAGGTTTGCCCCTGGGGGTTCAGGTCGGTGCTGGGAAGCTGCAGGACCATCTGACCCTCGAGGTGGCTCTCTACCTGGAGAAGACGTTCGGAGGCTGGAGGGACCCCGGGGCCAcctaa